From Vibrio aerogenes, a single genomic window includes:
- the rlmM gene encoding 23S rRNA (cytidine(2498)-2'-O)-methyltransferase RlmM, producing MKQVMLYCRAGFEKECAGEVQEKATNIEVFGFPRLVKNSGYVLFECYQDGDAERLIRELDFRNLIFTRQFFAVACSFEDLPEQDRVTPLLSELGEIEAFPRCGDLRVETPDTNEAKSLLKFCRKFTVPLRQALRGKGLLFHKENTKKPVLHVCFVKPGHCYVGYSYSDNNSAFFMGIPRLKFPSDAPSRSTLKLEEAFHVFIPRPEWDERLASGMWAVDLGACPGGWTYQLVKRSMFVHAVDNGMMADSLMDTGQVKHHMEDGFKFEPLKKNVTWLVCDMIEKPSRVAQLMGEWLIRGWAKEAIFNLKLPMKGRYEEVSEDIENLKLFFKENQVQFKLQAKHLYHDREEITVHVQILSRISPY from the coding sequence GTGAAGCAGGTTATGCTCTATTGCCGTGCTGGTTTTGAAAAAGAGTGTGCGGGAGAAGTTCAGGAGAAAGCAACAAATATTGAGGTATTTGGTTTTCCGCGTTTAGTTAAAAATTCCGGCTATGTTCTGTTTGAGTGCTATCAGGACGGTGATGCAGAGCGTTTGATTCGTGAACTGGACTTTCGCAATCTGATTTTTACCCGGCAGTTTTTTGCGGTTGCCTGTAGCTTTGAAGACTTGCCTGAGCAAGATCGTGTGACGCCATTGCTGAGTGAGTTGGGTGAGATTGAAGCCTTTCCCCGTTGTGGTGATTTGCGTGTTGAAACACCAGATACCAATGAAGCGAAATCTCTGCTGAAATTCTGCCGGAAATTTACGGTGCCGCTGCGTCAGGCTTTGCGTGGTAAGGGCTTATTATTTCACAAAGAAAATACGAAGAAACCTGTCTTGCATGTTTGTTTTGTGAAACCGGGGCATTGTTATGTCGGGTATTCATACAGCGATAATAATTCTGCATTTTTTATGGGGATTCCCCGGCTTAAATTTCCTTCAGATGCACCCAGCCGCTCAACACTAAAGCTTGAAGAGGCGTTCCATGTCTTTATTCCCCGTCCTGAATGGGACGAGCGCCTGGCTTCCGGAATGTGGGCTGTTGATTTAGGCGCATGCCCCGGTGGCTGGACTTATCAGCTGGTTAAACGCTCTATGTTTGTGCATGCGGTAGATAATGGCATGATGGCTGATAGTTTGATGGATACCGGACAGGTCAAACACCATATGGAAGATGGCTTTAAGTTTGAACCTTTGAAGAAAAATGTGACCTGGCTGGTATGCGATATGATAGAAAAACCATCCAGAGTGGCACAGTTAATGGGAGAATGGTTAATTCGGGGATGGGCGAAGGAAGCGATCTTTAATCTGAAATTGCCGATGAAAGGACGTTACGAAGAGGTCTCAGAAGATATCGAAAACCTGAAACTGTTTTTTAAGGAGAATCAGGTTCAGTTTAAGCTTCAGGCTAAACATCTTTATCATGATCGGGAAGAAATCACAGTACATGTTCAGATACTCTCCCGTATATCACCTTATTAA